The following are from one region of the Rhizobium sullae genome:
- a CDS encoding LysR family transcriptional regulator — protein MDRFDAMRAFTRIVERRSFTKAAEDLGLPRSSVTDAVQGLEARLGVRLLQRTTRQVSPTLDGEAYYQRCVSLIADMEDAEGAFVGAKPSGLIRVDVHGTQARHFLLPGLPRFREMYPDIRLHFSEAHQPVDLIREGFDCILRAGELNDSSLIRRKLATLERGTFASPDYLKRLGTPNTPGDLDGHEMIGLLAPDTTEVIPLAFQIKGKIHRVTLPAMMTVTGPETNVAAACLGLGLIQVPRYRAVPELASGTLVEVLADFPPTPLPVHALYSHKHQLSPRLRVFIDWVAQQFRDKAALQE, from the coding sequence ATGGATCGTTTTGACGCCATGCGCGCGTTCACTCGCATCGTCGAGCGCAGGAGCTTCACCAAAGCTGCCGAAGACCTCGGTCTGCCGCGTTCGTCCGTGACAGACGCTGTGCAGGGATTGGAGGCGCGGCTCGGTGTGCGCCTGCTTCAGCGGACCACGCGTCAGGTCAGCCCCACATTGGATGGCGAGGCTTATTACCAACGGTGCGTCAGTCTGATCGCCGATATGGAGGATGCCGAAGGTGCCTTCGTTGGCGCCAAGCCATCAGGCCTCATCCGTGTCGATGTACACGGCACGCAAGCACGGCATTTCTTGTTGCCCGGCCTGCCGCGCTTTCGCGAAATGTACCCCGATATCCGCCTGCATTTCAGTGAGGCGCATCAGCCCGTCGACCTGATCCGGGAGGGGTTCGACTGTATCCTGAGAGCGGGCGAACTTAACGATAGTTCCCTGATCAGGCGGAAGTTGGCGACGCTTGAGCGCGGCACTTTCGCCAGCCCGGACTATCTCAAGCGGCTGGGCACGCCCAACACACCCGGCGACCTCGACGGCCATGAAATGATCGGGCTGCTCGCTCCCGACACGACCGAGGTCATTCCCCTGGCCTTCCAGATCAAAGGCAAAATTCACCGCGTCACGCTGCCTGCCATGATGACGGTGACCGGCCCGGAGACCAATGTCGCCGCCGCCTGCCTCGGTCTCGGACTGATCCAGGTGCCGCGCTATCGTGCCGTCCCCGAGCTGGCGAGCGGCACGCTCGTCGAAGTCCTCGCGGACTTCCCCCCGACACCCCTGCCGGTTCACGCCCTCTATTCCCACAAGCATCAGTTGTCGCCCCGCTTGCGTGTGTTCATCGATTGGGTGGCGCAACAATTCCGCGATAAGGCTGCACTGCAAGAATAG
- a CDS encoding SDR family oxidoreductase — protein sequence MTMQTQKVAIVTGASGGIGAAVAERLGKDGFTVVVNYAGNSASAEAVVAAIEVAGGRAVAAQADISDAQAVRRMFDSAETAFGGVDVLINNAGIMTLATIADSDDALFDRQIAINLKGTFNTLREAAKRLRDGGRIVNFSSSVVGLLQPTYGVYAATKAAVEAMTPILAKELRGRNITVNAIAPGPTATKLFLDGKPQEVIDRLAKLAPLERLGEPKDIADAVALLAGPDGGWINGQTLRANGGII from the coding sequence ATGACCATGCAGACACAGAAAGTTGCCATCGTAACGGGCGCCTCCGGCGGCATCGGTGCGGCGGTTGCCGAACGCCTTGGCAAGGACGGCTTCACCGTCGTGGTGAACTATGCCGGTAATTCCGCCTCGGCTGAGGCGGTGGTCGCCGCAATCGAGGTAGCCGGCGGCCGTGCCGTCGCCGCGCAGGCCGACATCTCCGATGCACAGGCCGTGCGCCGCATGTTCGACTCTGCCGAGACCGCCTTTGGCGGCGTCGACGTACTGATCAACAATGCCGGCATCATGACGCTGGCAACGATCGCCGACAGCGATGACGCACTGTTCGACCGTCAGATCGCAATCAATCTGAAGGGCACGTTCAACACGCTGCGCGAGGCAGCAAAGCGCCTGCGCGATGGCGGCCGGATCGTCAACTTCTCGTCGAGCGTCGTCGGGCTGCTTCAGCCGACCTACGGCGTCTATGCCGCCACCAAGGCCGCGGTCGAGGCGATGACACCCATTCTGGCCAAGGAATTGCGCGGCCGGAACATCACCGTCAACGCCATCGCGCCCGGACCGACCGCCACGAAGCTCTTCCTCGACGGCAAGCCGCAGGAGGTGATCGACCGCCTCGCCAAGCTCGCGCCGCTGGAACGTCTCGGTGAGCCCAAGGACATCGCCGACGCCGTCGCCCTCCTGGCGGGGCCAGACGGCGGCTGGATCAACGGACAGACGCTGCGCGCCAACGGCGGGATCATCTGA
- a CDS encoding SDR family NAD(P)-dependent oxidoreductase translates to MTKQIILVTGASSGFGLMTAKALAEAGHTVYASMRETEGRNALRVAEVAAWSKEQGLDLRTAELDVQSDSSAEAGIAHILKDARRLDTIIHNAGHMVFGPAEAFTPDQFIQQYDVNVLGAQRVNRAALPSMRGQGKGLLVWVGSSSTRGGTPPFLAPYFAAKAAMDALAVSYSTELARWGIETTIMVPGAFTKGTNHFAHSGKPSDQARAAEYEAGPYAGVADQALKGLAGLEPADADPADVAREIVRVVDAPFGKRPFRVHVDPSQDGAEIVNGVADRMRREMYRNIDLEDLLHPRVTG, encoded by the coding sequence ATGACCAAGCAAATCATCCTCGTCACCGGCGCCTCGTCAGGTTTCGGCCTCATGACCGCCAAGGCCCTGGCCGAAGCCGGCCACACCGTCTACGCCTCGATGCGTGAGACCGAAGGCCGCAATGCGCTACGGGTGGCCGAAGTCGCCGCCTGGTCGAAGGAGCAAGGCCTCGACCTGCGCACCGCCGAACTGGACGTTCAGTCCGACAGTTCAGCGGAAGCCGGCATCGCACATATCCTGAAGGACGCGCGCCGACTCGACACCATCATCCACAATGCCGGGCATATGGTGTTCGGTCCTGCCGAGGCCTTCACCCCGGATCAGTTTATCCAGCAATATGACGTCAACGTGCTGGGGGCACAGCGGGTGAACCGCGCCGCGCTGCCAAGCATGCGCGGTCAGGGCAAGGGCCTGCTCGTCTGGGTCGGGTCGTCCTCGACGCGCGGCGGCACCCCGCCGTTCCTCGCGCCTTATTTCGCCGCCAAAGCCGCGATGGATGCGCTTGCCGTATCCTATTCCACCGAACTCGCCCGCTGGGGCATCGAGACCACCATCATGGTCCCCGGGGCCTTCACCAAGGGCACCAACCATTTCGCCCATTCCGGCAAGCCGTCGGACCAAGCGCGCGCCGCGGAATATGAAGCTGGTCCCTATGCCGGCGTCGCCGACCAGGCGCTGAAGGGACTGGCTGGTCTTGAGCCTGCCGATGCCGATCCCGCGGACGTGGCCCGCGAGATCGTCCGTGTGGTGGATGCCCCCTTCGGCAAACGCCCGTTCCGCGTCCATGTCGACCCGTCGCAGGACGGTGCGGAAATCGTCAACGGCGTCGCCGACCGCATGCGCCGCGAGATGTACCGCAACATCGACCTGGAAGATCTGCTCCATCCACGCGTCACCGGCTGA
- a CDS encoding DUF1097 domain-containing protein yields MTNIIPTASRWKPSLVFLGFGAVAAVVASTAAFTSLHLGIAPWAMFIGWVAYFTRPISARQGIYTWLCVLCGLTFGAAAVLALQGLMPIMGSFALFVVVFAVAMVVVSMRAVRALDNIPAWFLGLIAFFASHAEPSLAAISELAGAGALGTAAGWASQRLQGRFAGAH; encoded by the coding sequence GTGACCAACATCATCCCGACCGCATCGCGCTGGAAGCCTTCCCTCGTCTTCTTGGGCTTCGGCGCCGTTGCCGCGGTGGTCGCGTCCACCGCCGCCTTCACCAGCTTGCATCTTGGCATCGCGCCCTGGGCCATGTTCATTGGCTGGGTCGCCTATTTCACGCGACCGATCTCGGCCCGCCAGGGCATCTATACCTGGCTCTGCGTGCTCTGCGGCCTGACGTTCGGTGCCGCCGCCGTTCTGGCGCTCCAGGGCCTGATGCCGATCATGGGGTCGTTCGCCCTGTTTGTCGTCGTCTTTGCCGTGGCGATGGTCGTCGTCTCCATGCGGGCGGTCCGAGCTCTCGACAACATCCCGGCATGGTTCCTGGGTCTGATCGCCTTCTTCGCTTCGCATGCCGAGCCGTCGCTGGCGGCGATTTCGGAATTGGCCGGCGCCGGTGCATTGGGAACCGCTGCCGGCTGGGCTTCGCAACGGCTGCAGGGCCGCTTCGCCGGCGCGCACTGA